The following are encoded together in the Thermomicrobiales bacterium genome:
- a CDS encoding alpha/beta hydrolase-fold protein: MAENEQPDDMKYTCARIEQLATAIANGEAGALATFWDELEREGTPIVDIDDNDPSQCLVTFVWRETGPTDDVLLREVCTNLPQDKRKLRKLADTDVWYLTWRIASTIRMTYGFTVVPPGGMVGDLRFQPVTPDPLCKTRQSDDWQDVESSAELKLDSVLALPDAQPLPWLEPQAGIPTGAVSEHTFASDILGNERRVWVYQPAGHTAESEPVGFVLIFDGERHHSSHIVLDNLIAAGKIPPLAAILVHQLDLRNVELPGNPEFSRAMVEELMPWARETFNLTADPNRAIITGRSFGGLCSAYTALKHPDVFANVLMQSASCWYHPSLLEGMQSFSHTGHSGVVGAIPPSPLIITEFSESPVVPIRIYQEVGSQELGPPIAQHLQTFANRHFYDLARGKGYEITCREFNGGHDDAWWRGTLADGLLELTSAW, translated from the coding sequence GTGGCTGAGAATGAGCAACCTGATGATATGAAGTACACATGTGCCCGTATCGAACAGCTCGCAACCGCAATTGCTAACGGCGAAGCGGGCGCGTTGGCAACGTTCTGGGATGAACTGGAGCGCGAAGGCACGCCGATTGTCGACATTGACGACAACGACCCGTCGCAATGCCTTGTGACATTTGTCTGGCGCGAGACCGGTCCGACCGACGATGTGCTGTTGCGCGAAGTTTGCACCAACCTGCCGCAGGACAAGCGCAAGCTCCGCAAGCTGGCCGACACGGACGTCTGGTATCTCACGTGGCGAATCGCTTCGACAATTCGCATGACCTACGGATTCACCGTCGTGCCTCCCGGAGGGATGGTCGGCGACCTGCGCTTCCAGCCGGTGACACCCGATCCACTCTGCAAGACGCGCCAATCGGACGACTGGCAGGACGTCGAGTCGTCCGCTGAACTTAAGCTCGATTCGGTGCTTGCGCTGCCAGACGCGCAGCCGCTGCCGTGGCTTGAGCCGCAAGCTGGCATTCCGACCGGCGCCGTCAGCGAGCACACGTTCGCGAGCGACATCCTTGGCAATGAACGACGCGTCTGGGTGTATCAGCCAGCTGGACACACTGCCGAGTCCGAGCCCGTTGGCTTTGTCCTGATCTTTGATGGTGAACGACACCACAGCTCGCACATCGTTTTGGACAACCTGATCGCCGCTGGAAAGATCCCACCGCTCGCCGCGATTCTCGTCCACCAACTCGACCTTCGCAATGTGGAGCTACCTGGGAATCCGGAATTCTCACGGGCGATGGTAGAAGAGCTGATGCCGTGGGCGCGCGAAACGTTCAACCTGACGGCAGATCCGAACCGAGCCATCATCACCGGGCGGAGCTTCGGCGGGCTCTGTTCCGCCTATACGGCGCTGAAGCACCCGGATGTCTTCGCCAACGTCCTCATGCAGTCCGCTTCGTGCTGGTATCACCCAAGCCTACTCGAAGGGATGCAATCGTTCTCACACACGGGCCACAGCGGTGTCGTCGGCGCCATCCCGCCATCGCCGCTCATCATCACCGAATTCAGCGAATCGCCAGTTGTGCCAATTCGCATCTATCAGGAAGTCGGTTCGCAAGAGTTAGGACCACCCATCGCCCAGCACCTCCAGACGTTCGCCAACCGCCACTTCTACGACCTCGCGCGAGGAAAGGGCTATGAGATCACCTGCCGCGAGTTCAATGGCGGACACGACGACGCTTGGTGGCGTGGAACGCTCGCCGACGGATTGCTGGAGTTGACGAGCGCCTGGTAA